A DNA window from Primulina tabacum isolate GXHZ01 chromosome 12, ASM2559414v2, whole genome shotgun sequence contains the following coding sequences:
- the LOC142520775 gene encoding auxin-responsive protein SAUR50-like, with amino-acid sequence MGIKKSNKTSQKVVIKKILSRCSSLGKRSQGFDDEQGLPLDVPKGHFVVYVGENRSRYIVPISFLNRPEFQSLLQRAEEEFGFDHENGLTIPCHREVFEALTSTLR; translated from the coding sequence ATGGGCATCAAGAAATCCAACAAAACGTCACAGAAAGTGGTGATCAAGAAAATATTGAGTCGTTGCTCGAGCTTAGGGAAGAGGTCGCAAGGCTTCGACGACGAACAAGGGCTGCCACTGGATGTGCCCAAGGGACACTTCGTGGTGTACGTGGGAGAGAACAGGAGTAGATATATTGTCCCGATTTCTTTCCTGAATCGGCCTGAGTTTCAGAGCCTCTTGCAACGTGCCGAGGAAGAGTTCGGGTTCGATCATGAAAACGGGCTCACTATCCCTTGTCATCGAGAGGTTTTCGAGGCTCTAACATCCACGCTTAGGTAG